Proteins encoded in a region of the Kwoniella shivajii chromosome 3, complete sequence genome:
- a CDS encoding YbgI/family dinuclear metal center protein, protein MGSSIVQITPMALIKRVWERIAPLQLADKSWDNVGPMIEAPYPNPSHRQVLLTIDLTPSVAAEALSLPSLALVVSYHPPIFRGLKSLTLNDPLQSSLLKLSAKGISVFSPHTSLDATPNGINTWLVKPFLPFSKSDSPITKSDSNIEGFENAGMGRIVDLKIPLDVRQVIKMVKDHLELDHVQLATPDLERPINSIAVCAGSGASLFKGVKADLYLTGEMSHHEVLAAIHSGTSVILTNHTNTERPYLSSVLRPWLEKELNDEYSHDGDNLNNWEVLVSKADKDPLRVI, encoded by the exons ATGGGGTCAAGTATAGTACAAATCACACCTATGGCTCTGATCAAAAGGGTCTGGGAGAGAATAGCGCCTCTTCAACTTGCCGATAAAAGTTGGGATAAT GTCGGTCCTATGATCG AAGCACCATATCCTAATCCAAGTCATCGACAAGTCCTCTTGACCATCGA TCTAACACCCTCAGTAGCAGCAGAAGCATTATCATTACCTTCATTGGCATTGGTAGTATCATATCATCCACCGATATTTAGAGGATTGAAATCATTAACTCTTAATGATCCATTACAATCTTCTTTACTGAAATTATCTGCTAAAGGAATCAGCGTATTTTCACCTCATACAAGCTTAGATGCTACGCCCAACGGGATCAATACATG GCTGGTTAAACCTTTTTTACCATTTTCAAAATCAGATTCACCAATTACCAAATCAGATTCCAATATTGAAGGATTCGAAAACGCCGGTATGGGTAGAATAGTTGATTTGAAAATCCCTTTAGATGTTAGACAGGTAATTAAGATGGTTAAAGATCATCTGGAATTGGATCATG TTCAACTTGCTACTCCAGACTTAGAAAGACCGATCAACTCAATTGCAGTCTGTgctggatcag GTGCAAGTCTATTCAAAGGTGTCAAAGCGGATTTATACTTGACAGGTGAAATGTCCCAT CACGAGGTTTTAGCTGCTATCCATTCAGGAACATCGGTCATTTTAACAAATCATACAAATACTGAAAGACCATATTTATCTTCAGTACTAAGACCTTGGCTGGAAAAGGAATTGAACGATGAATACTCGCATGATGGAGATAATCTGAATAATTGGGAAGTGCTAGTCAgtaaagctgataaagatCCTTTGAGGGTTATCTAA